In one Diabrotica virgifera virgifera chromosome 5, PGI_DIABVI_V3a genomic region, the following are encoded:
- the LOC114333797 gene encoding superoxide dismutase [Cu-Zn]: MPAKAVCVLKGEVTGTVFFDQASGSSPVQVSGEISGLTQGQHGFHIHEFGDNTNGCISAGAHFNPHGKDHGGPDASVRHVGDLGNVVADASGVAKINISDKYISLEGEHNIVGRTVVVHADPDDLGVGGHELSKTTGNAGGRLACGVIGLAKI; encoded by the exons ATGCCAGCCAAAGCAGTTTGTGTACTAAAGGGAGAAGTCACCGGAACTGTCTTTTTTGACCAAGCA AGTGGTTCCAGTCCTGTCCAAGTAAGTGGCGAAATCTCCGGTTTAACCCAAGGCCAACACGGCTTCCACATTCACGAATTCGGCGACAACACCAACGGTTGCATCTCAGCCGGAGCTCACTTCAATCCTCACGGTAAAGACCATGGTGGTCCCGACGCTTCCGTTCGTCATGTCGGAGATCTTGGCAACGTTGTAGCTGATGCTAGCGGTGTTGCCAAAATTAACATCTCAGACAAATATATTTCCTTGGAGGGAGAACACAACATCGTCGGTCGTACCGTAGTAGTCCATGCAGATCCTGATGATTTGGGAGTTGGTGGTCACGAATTGAGCAAAACAACAGGAAATGCTGGTGGAAGATTGGCCTGCGGAGTCATTGGCTTGGCcaagatttaa